Below is a genomic region from Ancylomarina subtilis.
AAATCAATAAACCCGGGTTACTTTTTAACAAAAAAGAGAATTAAGGGTTAAGCGAGTACGACGTGTTTCTTTTTAAGAAACAGAACGAATCAATACAGGAAACAACTACCCCATAAGTGTTTCCACAATTGAAAACAAAAGAAAACGCTCAGAATCGGCAACAAACTAAATTGTTTTTATTTGATAACACCTTATTAAAACAAGACAGCTTTCCATTTCTTCTGAGACAATCTAGCCATTAAGTAAATCAGCTGAATCATCAATCGTGATTGCATGTACTCGCGTACATCTATGTTATGCATTGATGTCAGAAACTTTCATACAATCACTTATAACTTAAAATTATTTAGTTACCTGATTCGGGCATAAAGAATCTACGCACAAAAATGATTCTCCCACAGAAAGTCTACAATAAAAAAATCCTAACCTGCCAGTCAAGCATCAATACAATAAGGCATAAAAGAAACTAAAACACAACATGTTTTAATAATCAAACTCAACAATAAAATTTTAATTTATATGGACTATGTTACCTATTCAGAGAAGCTTCAATACATCAAGAGTCTTGCAAAGAGAGGAGCCACAGGATCCTGTAAAGAATTAGCTGAAAAACTGAATGTTTCAGAAAGTACTGTTAAAAGAATGATTCGATGTCTTAGAATACTAGGTGTTAATATTAAGTTTTGTAATTACAGACGATCGTATAAAATTATCTCTGAAGATTGATTTTGACGAAAGGTCATTTTTTGACCTTGTACTAACATATATTTGCCACGGAGATGCTTTACTTGCAAGTTAATCTATTCTCAAAATCAATTATTATTAACTTCAAAACCTTTTGTTATGAAAATTACAAAACTATCAAAGAAATCAATGGGTACGAATATGCTTGCTGCTGCAGGATGC
It encodes:
- a CDS encoding HTH domain-containing protein; protein product: MDYVTYSEKLQYIKSLAKRGATGSCKELAEKLNVSESTVKRMIRCLRILGVNIKFCNYRRSYKIISED